A part of Salvelinus alpinus chromosome 23, SLU_Salpinus.1, whole genome shotgun sequence genomic DNA contains:
- the LOC139551341 gene encoding cerebellin-2-like has translation MLPLVLLGFGVAFSLGQNDTGPLVLEGKCLVVCDANPSAEGAFTSSFGISVRAGDAKVAFSALRGTNHEPSSMSNKSLTIYFDQLLVNIGNHFDLQASVFQAPRRGIYSFSFHVVKVYNRQTIQVNLMHNEYPIISAFAGDQDVTREAASNSVLLHLERGDKLYLKLERGNLMGGWRYSTFSGFLVFPL, from the exons ATGCTGCCGTTGGTCCTCCTAGGTTTTGGCGTTGCCTTTTCATTGGGACAGAATGACACGGGGCCTCTTGTTTTGGAGGGAAAGTGTCTGGTGGTTTGTGATGCGAACCCGTCTGCAGAGGGAGCGTTCACCTCTTCCTTCGGGATATCTGTCCGGGCAGGCGACGCTAAAGTGGCTTTCTCTGCGCTCAGGGGAACCAACCACGAACCTTCCTCTATGAGCAATAAGTCTCTGACCATCTACTTTGATCAG ttACTAGTAAACATTGGCAACCATTTTGATCTGCAAGCAAGTGTATTTCAAGCACCAAGAAGAGGCATTTACAGTTTCAGCTTCCATGTGGTGAAGGTTTACAACCGGCAGACTATACAG GTGAACTTGATGCACAACGAATACCCTATCATATCAGCTTTCGCCGGGGACCAGGATGTCACTCGAGAGGCTGCGAGCAATTCAGTTCTTCTGCACCTGGAACGGGGGGACAAACTCTACTTGAAGCTTGAGCGGGGAAATCTAATGGGTGGATGGAGGTACTCAACGTTTTCTGGATTCTTGGTTTTTCCACTCTAA
- the LOC139550731 gene encoding suppressor of cytokine signaling 6-like, whose amino-acid sequence MKKISLKTIRKSFNLKGKEEGEDVVPQPNSATNFSTDLKFGKCYSKELVCNDFDHEEKKGRKNGSKSESLMGSLKRRLSAKQKSKIKESSTSVTCEDDTFSCSSAPIFFNDVKSQHHLRSSSHHYSPTPWALRAANSEETCLRMDGKVKAMIHSSDPSPSLYGIQKEFPDPQMDRPFQDSSESTEPQNCDLHLDIDVENVPAIIGLSPQNYIHYAMPLDDDLEKGLDNSSPIDEVPQPEGFPPHAAEDPIDQEELMSPDIFMDPSVNRLLYQSAGVLIPDSRIDYPLSPLLPQLPGSHIRRSFQVYGGSSHSHGAERVMHHLNFDPNSAPGVGRVYDAVQHSGPMIVTSLTVELKKLAKQGWYWGPITRWEAEEKLASLPDGSFLVRDSSDDRYLLSLSFRSQGKTLHTRIEHSNGSFSFYEQPDVEGHISIVELIEHSIRDSESGAFCYSRSRTPGTATYPVRLTNPISRFMQVRSMQYLCRFVIRQYTRIDLIQKLPLPNKMKDYLQEKHY is encoded by the coding sequence ATGAAGAAAATTAGTCTGAAAACAATACGAAAGTCATTCAACCTAAAAggaaaagaggagggagaggatgttGTACCACAGCCAAATTCAGCTACCAACTTTTCAACAGATTTGAAGTTTGGAAAATGTTACAGCAAAGAACTTGTTTGTAACGACTTTGATCATGAGGAGAAGAAAGGCCGTAAGAACGGCTCAAAAAGTGAGAGTCTTATGGGATCACTGAAAAGGAGGCTTTCGGCAAAACAgaaaagtaaaataaaagaaaGTTCCACATCCGTAACCTGTGAAGATGACACATTCTCGTGCTCCTCAGCACCCATTTTCTTTAACGACGTAAAATCACAGCACCATCTAAGATCTAGTAGTCACCATTATAGCCCCACACCATGGGCCCTCAGGGCAGCAAATTCTGAGGAAACATGCCTTAGAATGGATGGgaaagtgaaagctatgatacaCTCATCAGACCCAAGCCCATCTCTGTATGGCATTCAGAAAGAATTCCCTGACCCCCAGATGGATAGGCCTTTTCAGGATTCATCTGAGAGCACTGAGCCTCAGAATTGTGATTTGCATCTAGATATTGATGTTGAAAATGTGCCTGCGATCATTGGACTATCACCTCAGAACTATATTCACTATGCAATGCCTTTAGATGATGACCTTGAAAAAGGCTTGGATAATTCCTCTCCAATAGATGAGGTGCCTCAGCCCGAGGGCTTCCCTCCTCATGCAGCGGAAGACCCCATTGACCAGGAGGAGCTGATGTCACCAGACATATTCATGGACCCATCAGTGAATAGACTGCTCTATCAATCTGCAGGTGTCTTGATTCCAGACTCTAGAATAGATTATCCTCTCTCCCCTTTGCTACCTCAGCTACCTGGCAGTCACATCCGAAGGAGTTTCCAAGTATATGGTGGTTCTTCTCACTCGCATGGTGCAGAGAGAGTGATGCACCATCTCAACTTTGACCCCAATTCAGCCCCTGGTGTTGGCAGGGTTTATGATGCTGTTCAGCACAGCGGGCCCATGATTGTAACCAGCCTTACAGTAGAGCTAAAGAAACTGGCCAAGCAGGGTTGGTACTGGGGTCCTATAACGCGTTGGGAAGCTGAGGAAAAACTTGCTAGCCTACCAGATGGGTCATTCTTGGTGCGAGACAGCTCAGATGATCGTTATCTTTTGAGCTTGAGCTTTCGTTCACAGGGTAAGACCCTCCACACCAGGATCGAACACTCCAATGGCAGTTTCAGTTTCTACGAACAGCCAGATGTGGAGGGTCACATATCAATAGTGGAACTCATTGAACATTCCATCAGAGATTCTGAGAGTGGAGCCTTCTGCTATTCACGATCTCGTACACCAGGGACTGCCACGTATCCTGTCAGACTGACAAACCCTATCTCAAGGTTTATGCAGGTGCGTTCCATGCAGTACCTCTGTCGGTTTGTCATCCGTCAGTACACACGGATTGATCTTATCCAGAAATTGCCTTTGCCAAACAAGATGAAAGATTACTTGCAGGAAAAGCACTACTGA